A region from the Aegilops tauschii subsp. strangulata cultivar AL8/78 chromosome 5, Aet v6.0, whole genome shotgun sequence genome encodes:
- the LOC109759259 gene encoding probable mixed-linked glucan synthase 7: protein MSMTYITKKHDYAATLDEKEPSEDQKSASVKSLLVRTTKLTTVTIKLYRLMVFVRLTIFVLFFKWRVSTALTVISDGTTTVRAMWTMSIAGELWFALMWVLDQLPKMQPVRRTVYVTALEEPRLPTMDVFVTTTDPEKEPPLVTVNTILSILAADYPPDKLTCYVSDDGGALLTREAVAHAACFARLWVPFCRKHGVEPRNPEAYFCPGVKARVVSRADYMGRSWPELARDRRRVRREYEELRLRIDALHAGDVRPQQWSRGTAENHAGVVEVLVGPPGSTPELGVSDLLDLSSVDVRVSAVVYMCREKRHGRVHHRKAGAMNALLRTSAVLSNAPFILNLDCDHYVNNSQALRAGVCLMLDRGGSNVAFVQFPQRFDGVDPADRYANHNRVFFDCTELGLDGLQGPIYVGTGCMFRRAALYNADPPLWRPHGGDRDAGKDVATEADKFGISTPFLGSVRAALGLNRSEQWNTTTKPPRSFDGAAVGEATALVSCGYEDRTVWGRDIGWIYGTVTEDVATGFCMHRRGWRSAYCATAPDAFRGTAPINLTDRLHQVLRWAAGSLEIFFSRNNALLAGARLHPLQRLAYLNTTVYPFTSIFLLLYCLLPAIPLVTRSASAFSVTMPPSGTYMGFVAALMLTLAMVAVLEVRWSGITLGEWWRNEQFWMVSATSAYAAAVVQVALKVSAGKEIAFKLTSKQRASSPGGGVKERFAELYAVRWTVLMVPTAVVLAVNVMSMAAAVQEGRWRKGPAAVLAMAFDAWVVVHLHPFALGLMGRWSKTLSPLLLLVVGFTVLSLCFVLHLHML from the exons ATGTCAATGACATATATCACCAAGAAGCATGACTATGCTGCAACCTTGGATGAGAAGGAGCCGTCCGAGGATCAGAAGTCGGCCAGTGTCAAGAGCCTACTTGTTCGGACCACGAAACTTACCACGGTTACCATCAAGTTGTACAG GCTCATGGTATTTGTTCGGCTGACCATCTTCGTGCTGTTCTTCAAATGGCGAGTCAGCACTGCTCTTACAGTGATCAGCGACGGCACAACTACAGTTCGTGCAATGTGGACCATGTCCATCGCCGGCGAGCTCTGGTTCGCCCTGATGTGGGTGCTGGACCAGCTGCCCAAGATGCAGCCTGTCCGGCGCACCGTCTACGTCACGGCGCTCGAGGAGCCGCGGCTTCCGACCATGGATGTATTTGTCACCACCACCGATCCCGAGAAGGAGCCGCCGCTGGTGACCGTGAACACTATCCTCTCCATCCTCGCCGCGGACTACCCCCCAGACAAACTCACGTGCTACGTCTCAGACGACGGCGGCGCTCTGCTCACGCGCGAGGCGGTGGCGCACGCTGCCTGCTTCGCCAGACTGTGGGTGCCGTTCTGCCGGAAGCACGGGGTCGAGCCGAGGAACCCAGAGGCCTACTTCTGCCCCGGTGTCAAGGCGAGGGTGGTGTCAAGGGCTGACTATATGGGAAGGTCGTGGCCGGAGCTGGCACGGGACCGGAGGCGTGTGCGCCGGGAGTACGAAGAACTGCGGCTGCGGATCGACGCGCTCCACGCCGGAGACGTGCGGCCACAGCAATGGTCGCGCGGCACGGCGGAAAATCATGCCGGAGTTGTTGAAGTGCTAGTCGGTCCTCCGGGCAGTACGCCAGAGCTCGGCGTCAGTGATCTTCTGGACCTCAGCTCCGTCGACGTGCGTGTTTCAGCGGTCGTGTACATGTGCCGGGAGAAGCGCCACGGCCGCGTGCACCACCGGAAGGCAGGTGCCATGAACGCGCTGCTCCGCACCTCGGCCGTGCTCTCCAACGCGCCCTTCATCCTCAACCTCGACTGCGACCACTACGTCAACAACTCGCAGGCCCTCCGCGCCGGCGTCTGCCTCATGCTCGACCGCGGCGGCAGCAACGTGGCGTTCGTCCAGTTCCCGCAGCGCTTCGACGGCGTCGACCCCGCCGACCGGTACGCCAACCACAACCGCGTCTTCTTCGACTGCACGGAGCTCGGCCTCGACGGCCTCCAGGGACCCATTTACGTGGGCACCGGCTGCATGTTTCGCCGTGCGGCGCTATACAACGCCGACCCGCCACTCTGGAGACCACATGGTGGTGACCGCGACGCTGGCAAGGACGTCGCCACAGAGGCTGACAAGTTTGGCATCTCGACGCCGTTCCTTGGCTCGGTGCGTGCGGCCCTTGGCTTGAACCGGTCGGAGCAATGGAACACAACTACTAAACCGCCGCGCTCGTTCGACGGGGCTGCCGTCGGCGAGGCAACCGCACTTGTCTCGTGCGGCTACGAGGACAGGACGGTGTGGGGCCGGGACATCGGCTGGATATACGGCACAGTGACAGAGGACGTGGCCACGGGCTTCTGCATGCACCGGCGAGGGTGGCGCTCCGCCTACTGCGCCACCGCGCCGGACGCGTTCCGCGGCACCGCGCCCATCAACCTCACAGACCGGCTGCACCAGGTCCTCCGCTGGGCGGCGGGCTCCCTCGAGATATTCTTCTCCCGCAACAACGCCCTCCTCGCCGGGGCCCGGCTCCACCCGCTGCAGCGCCTGGCGTACCTCAACACGACGGTGTACCCGTTCACCTCCATCTTCCTCCTGCTCTACTGCCTCCTGCCGGCGATCCCGCTCGTGACCCGGAGCGCGAGCGCCTTCTCAGTCACCATGCCGCCGTCGGGCACGTACATGGGCTTTGTGGCGGCGCTGATGCTGACGCTGGCCATGGTGGCCGTGCTGGAGGTGAGGTGGTCGGGCATAACGCTGGGCGAGTGGTGGCGGAACGAGCAGTTCTGGATGGTGTCCGCCACGAGCGCGTACGCGGCCGCGGTGGTGCAGGTGGCGCTCAAGGTTTCGGCGGGGAAGGAGATAGCCTTCAAGCTGACGTCCAAGCAGCGGGCGTCGAGCCCCGGTGGCGGTGTAAAAGAGAGGTTCGCAGAGCTGTACGCCGTGAGATGGACGGTGCTGATGGTTCCGACGGCCGTGGTGCTGGCCGTGAACGTGATGTCCATGGCGGCAGCAGTACAAGAGGGGCGGTGGAGGAAAGGCCCCGCGGCGGTGCTCGCGATGGCGTTCGACGCGTGGGTGGTGGTGCATCTCCACCCCTTCGCCCTTGGTCTCATGGGCCGTTGGAGCAAGACGTTGAGCCCCCTCCTCTTGCTCGTCGTAGGGTTCACAGTTCTATCACTATGTTTTGTCCTCCATTTGCATATGCTTTAA
- the LOC109759335 gene encoding protein trichome birefringence-like 19: MRALLHICNPHVHASSSRCFVPVVSLVLLAALLAASNLLYTTFPHPWRVFSSHLHTRSRRGEGGGCDIFRGDWVPDPDAPYYTNDTCSVIHEHYDCMRFGKPDLGFVNWRWRPDGDGCDLPRFDPARFLALMRSKTIAFVGDSLARNHKDSLICLLTRVAEPTTSWPSSKHTVYHYGEYNFTVASFWAPYLVRHEQIDDDGPAHTGLWNLHLDEAEDVWAARIPELDYVVVSASSWFYRPSMLYASGRLVGCHYCQLPNVSDLTPRYALRMATRAALRALSGADGRFRGTALLRTVDPSQYEGGQWNSEDGNCVRTAPSRRGERRVEGFERDFRELQREEFAAAAERAAATGNARMMLMDTTEAMILRADAHPSKYRGWTPEKHFTLYNDCVHWCLPGAIDTWNDMLLHMLNST, translated from the exons ATGAGGGCCCTTCTTCACATCTGCAATCCCCATGTCCATGCGAGCAGCAGCAGATGCTTCGTCCCCGTCGTGTCCCTCGTGCTCCTCGCTGCTCTTCTTGCGGCTTCCAACCTGCTGTACACCACCTTCCCACACCCCTGGCGCGTGTTTTCTTCTCATCTTCACACACGATCACGACGAGGCGAGGGCGGGGGCTGTGACATCTTCAGGGGCGACTGGGTGCCGGACCCGGACGCGCCCTACTACACCAACGACACCTGCTCGGTCATCCACGAGCACTACGACTGCATGAGGTTCGGCAAGCCGGACCTCGGCTTCGTCAACTGGCGGTGGCGGCCCGACGGCGACGGCTGCGACCTGCCCCGCTTCGACCCGGCCCGCTTCCTCGCCCTGATGAGGAGCAAGACCATCGCCTTCGTCGGGGACTCCCTCGCCAGGAACCACAAGGACTCGCTCATCTGCCTCCTCACCAGA GTCGCGGAGCCTACGACGAGCTGGCCGAGCAGCAAGCACACGGTGTACCACTACGGCGAGTACAACTTCACCGTGGCCAGCTTCTGGGCGCCGTACCTGGTCCGACACGAGCAGatcgacgacgacggaccggcgCACACGGGCTTGTGGAACCTCCACCTCGACGAGGCGGAGGACGTGTGGGCGGCGCGCATCCCGGAGCTCGACTACGTCGTCGTGTCGGCGTCCAGCTGGTTCTACCGCCCATCCATGCTGTACGCGTCCGGCCGGCTCGTCGGCTGCCACTACTGCCAGCTGCCCAACGTCAGCGACCTCACGCCGCGGTACGCGCTGCGCATGGCCACGCGGGCCGCGCTGCGGGCGCTGTCCGGCGCCGACGGCCGGTTCCGCGGCACTGCGCTGCTGCGCACCGTGGACCCGTCGCAGTACGAGGGCGGGCAGTGGAACAGCGAGGACGGGAACTGCGTGCGGACGGCGCCGTCCCGGCGCGGCGAGAGGAGGGTCGAGGGCTTCGAGCGCGACTTCCGCGAGCTGCAGCGGGAGGagtttgcggcggcggcggagagggcggCGGCCACGGGCAATGCCAGGATGATGCTGATGGACACGACGGAGGCGATGATACTGCGGGCCGACGCGCATCCCAGCAAGTACCGGGGCTGGACGCCGGAGAAGCACTTCACCCTGTACAACGACTGCGTGCACTGGTGCCTGCCGGGGGCCATCGATACCTGGAACGACATGCTGCTCCATATGCTCAACTCTACATAA
- the LOC109738882 gene encoding uncharacterized protein, producing MERYFAKSTTGSMPEIVDFDKLTRDPSKRKRLADYNINQHEEIRRKYLTWGAYQPCPAKFKPRWIGKSKRYFNPEWYDLHRNWLEYSEEEDKAYCLYCYLFRDNIKGNKPGHDAFVVDGFVNWKKAVERFATHVGDRDSFHNKALKNGEDLMKTEQSIPVAFHKQSELEKNEHLIRLNAAIDDIIECFAEEVLNCILKELDNGVFSLLVDECRDVSDKEQMAVVIRYVDTHGLSNERFVGVLHVEETTSAYLKSKIDFIIAKLGLSLQQVRGQGYDGASNMAALTNGLSKTFQRKDMDIVNAISDVESAKRELDKLRSEHGWSSLLSKFSHYDDEKLMKLAKFYPNDFSDNELDYLEKELCLYIDNLVLTLPVATATVERCFSAMKLVKNALRNKMGDDYLSNSLICFVEKEMLDTIPNELEG from the exons ATGGAGAGATATTTTGCAAAATCCACAACTGGTAGTATGCCTGAAATAGTTGATTTCGACAAGCTTACTCGGGATCCATCTAAAAGGAAGAGACTTGCAGATTATAATATCAATCAGCATGAGGAGATTAGGAGAAAGTACCTGACATGGGGGGCTTATCAACCTTGTCCAGCCAAGTTTAAACCCAGGTGGATTGGTAAGAGTAAGCGGTATTTCAATCCTGAATGGTATGATCTGCATCGTAATTGGCTAGAGTACAGCGAGGAAGAGGACAAGGCATATTGCTTGTATTGCTATTTGTTTAGAGACAACATTAAAGGTAACAAACCTGGGCATGATGCATTTGTGGTAGATGGCTTTGTCAATTGGAAGAAGGCAGTAGAGAGATTTGCGACTCATGTAGGTGACCGTGATAGTTTTCATAATAAGGCACTTAAGAATGGTGAGGATCTAATGAAAACAGAACAATCAATCCCTGTAGCCTTTCATAAACAGAGTGAACTTGAGAAAAATGAGCATCTTATCCGGTTAAATGCTGCAATTGAT GATATCATCGAGTGCTTTGCAGAAGAAGTATTGAATTGTATTTTGAAGGAGCTTGACAATGGCGTGTTCAGCTTATTAGTTGATGAATGTCGTGATGTTTCCGACAAAGAGCAAATGGCAGTGGTTATACGTTATGTTGATACACATGGACTGTCAAATGAGAGGTTTGTTGGTGTTCTTCATGTGGAGGAAACAACATCTGCTTATCTCAAGTCTAAAATTGATTTTATAATTGCAAAACTTGGTTTGAGTCTACAACAAGTGAGAGGACAAGGTTATGATGGAGCGAGCAATATGGCAG CTTTAACAAATGGGCTATCAAAAACCTTTCAAAGAAAGGATATGGACATTGTTAATGCTATATCAGATGTGGAATCAGCTAAGCGAGAGCTAGATAAGCTTAGATCTGAGCATGGATGGAGTTCTCTCCTGAGCAAG TTTAGTCACTATGATGATGAGAAGCTCATGAAGTTGGCTAAGTTCTATCCTAATGACTTTAGTGACAACGAGCTAGACTATCTTGAGAAAGAGCTTTGCCTCTACATAGATAAT CTAGTACTGACTCTTCCTGTTGCCACTGCAACTGTTGAGAGATGCTTCTCGGCAATGAAGCTTGTGAAGAATGCTTTGCGTAATAAGATGGGTGATGATTATTTGAGCAATAGCCTTATTTGCTTTGTAGAAAAAGAAATGTTGGATACTATTCCTAATGAG CTTGAAGGCTAG
- the LOC109739068 gene encoding cyclin-dependent protein kinase inhibitor SMR5 gives MEVEVPMEYGMTVTTVAEEQGWETPRRDDCRIPALPACPPPPPRKKPAVELGKAAPRREPPKGGYFQPPDIESLFMLAPPRRHATSTCA, from the coding sequence ATGGAGGTGGAGGTGCCGATGGAGTATGGCATGACCGTGACGACGGTGGCGGAGGAGCAGGGGTGGGAGACGCCGAGGAGGGACGACTGCCGCATCCCGGCGTTGCCGgcgtgcccgccgccgccgccgaggaaGAAGCCCGCGGTGGAGCTCGGCAAGGCGGCGCCGCGCCGGGAGCCGCCCAAGGGTGGCTACTTCCAGCCGCCGGACATCGAGTCCCTCTTCATGCTCGCGCCGCCGCGGAGGCACGCCACCTCCACCTGCGCGTAA